CGCGTCCTCGGCGAACGCGCGCCGCTCCTCGGCGGAGAGCGTCCGGCCGAGCTCGGCCTCGATCCGGTCGAGGTACCGGCCGCGCAGGAACTCCCACGCGAGCCGCCCCGTGAACGACGCCATGACGATCCCGTGGCGCCGCGAGACCGCGCCGGCGGCCTCCTCGAGCGCGGTCAGGTGACCGGGGCCCCCGTGGCCGTTTGCGACCAGGACGTAGCGGAAGCCGGAGCGCGCGAGCGCGTCGCCGTAGTCGAGCACCACGTCACGCACGACGCGCTGGCGCACCCCGACGGTGCCGACCGAGTCGAAGGTGAACGAGCCGAGGTGGAGGGTGGGCGCGAGCACGACGCTCCAGCCCGGGCGCGCGGCCACGAGCCGCTCGCCGACGCGCTGGGCGATGTGCCGCGCGGCGATCGCGTCCACGCCGACCGGCAGGTGCGGGCCGTGCGTCTCGAGCGGGCTCACCGGCAGGATGACGACCGTGCGCGCGCGGTCGAGCGCGTCGAGCGCCGGCGTGGACATCTCGTCGAGCAGGTAGAGGCTCAAAAGGAGCTCCCCTTCGTGGCCGTGAGGTAGTCGGTCTTGGCGCGTTCGAGCTCGGCGACGAGCGCCTGCCGCTCGGCGACGAGCCGCCGCGCCGCGTGCTCGCGGGTGAGCGCGAGCGCCGCGAAGCGGAGCCGGCTCCGCAGGCGCCCCGCCCCCACCCAGTAGCGATACGCGAGGACGCCCGAGACCGGGAGCGAGGCGGCGAACGCCGCCGCCCAGCGCGCCCCCGCGAGGGCCCAGACGAGCCAGATCTCGAGGCCCCAGAAGAGGGGGTACGCGACGATCGAGGCGAGGAAGCGCCACGTCGCGTAGTCCGTCTCCTTGCGCGCCATGCGGCGCGCCACCCAGCGCGGCACCCAGTAGACGAGGAAGTTCACACCGGCGCCGTACACGAAGAACGGGAGGCCGGCGACCGCCTCCCAGCCCCGGCGGATCCGCTGGCGCGGCGCGCGCGGCTCGAGGCGCGCCCGCACCGCCTCGTCCTTCACCCGGTAGACGGCGAGGAGCGCGCGGTAGCTCTGGATCCGCTGCCAGAGGCGCTCGACGCGCTCCGGGTCCCGCGCCTTGAAGTGGTTCACCGCGTCCACGATTGCTCGCGAGAGGCGGACGAGGTCGATCTGCCCCGGCGCGAGCCCGCGCTCCTGCATGAGCTCGCGCGCGAGATCGGTGCGGTAGAGATCCTCGACGGCGCGGACGAGGTCGGCCGCCTCGATGCGCTCGACGTGGACGACCTCGGCCTCCATCGCCCACTGGATCGCGGTCGTCAGCGCTTCGACGGCCTTCACGGGGTCCGCGCGGTACGCGTCGAGATAGGGCGTGACGGGCATGGGCGGGCCGAACGACACGAGCACGCGCCCGCGGAACGACTTGCGCGCCTCGAAGCTCAACCCCACCGGCACGACGCGGAGCGCGCCGGGGTGCGCGGCCTCGAACCCGAGCGCCAGGCGCGCGGCGCCGGTCTTGATGCGCACGACGCGCGCCTCGGCGTGGGTCGTGCCCTCCGGGTAGATGGCGACGAGGCGGCCGCGCTCGAAGGCCGCGTGGCACGCCTCGAACGTCCCCGCGTTCTTCTCCATCTTGTCCGGGTCGTCCTGCTTCCGATAGACCGGGATCGCGCCGCACGCGCCCAGGAAGCGCGCGAGGAGCGCGTTCCGGAAGAGCGCCGCCGTCGCGAGGTAGTGGACCTTGCGCCCGAGCGCGGCGCCGACGAGCAGCGAGTCGATGAAGTTGTTCGGGTGGTTGATGCAGAGGAGCACGGGGCCACCCTCCGGCACGCGCTCCGGCCGGCGCACGTCCACCGACTTGAAGAAGAACCAGAGCCAGAAGCGGGCGACGGCGCGCACGGTCCGGTAGAACCGGTCGGTGTGGTCCCGGGCGGGGGCGGTGTCGAGCGCGATGGTCATGGAGCCGGGCGCTACTCTAGCATCCCGTCACATGCTGTAGAGGCGCCAGACGCCGTCGTCGTCGATGACGAAGCGGACCTCGTAGGACAT
This window of the Candidatus Methylomirabilota bacterium genome carries:
- a CDS encoding creatininase family protein, coding for MSLYLLDEMSTPALDALDRARTVVILPVSPLETHGPHLPVGVDAIAARHIAQRVGERLVAARPGWSVVLAPTLHLGSFTFDSVGTVGVRQRVVRDVVLDYGDALARSGFRYVLVANGHGGPGHLTALEEAAGAVSRRHGIVMASFTGRLAWEFLRGRYLDRIEAELGRTLSAEERRAFAEDAHGGWWETSLMLMLRPDLVDDGYRTLPPARYSWPERLVPNYPLRGGGRGYVGHPALADPAFAKAASEVLLAETMELVDGLLDGRVAPAAPRSPFFAIPFFRTGFWPAAAAAMALVAVGALALLARRSDR
- a CDS encoding lysophospholipid acyltransferase family protein gives rise to the protein MTIALDTAPARDHTDRFYRTVRAVARFWLWFFFKSVDVRRPERVPEGGPVLLCINHPNNFIDSLLVGAALGRKVHYLATAALFRNALLARFLGACGAIPVYRKQDDPDKMEKNAGTFEACHAAFERGRLVAIYPEGTTHAEARVVRIKTGAARLALGFEAAHPGALRVVPVGLSFEARKSFRGRVLVSFGPPMPVTPYLDAYRADPVKAVEALTTAIQWAMEAEVVHVERIEAADLVRAVEDLYRTDLARELMQERGLAPGQIDLVRLSRAIVDAVNHFKARDPERVERLWQRIQSYRALLAVYRVKDEAVRARLEPRAPRQRIRRGWEAVAGLPFFVYGAGVNFLVYWVPRWVARRMARKETDYATWRFLASIVAYPLFWGLEIWLVWALAGARWAAAFAASLPVSGVLAYRYWVGAGRLRSRLRFAALALTREHAARRLVAERQALVAELERAKTDYLTATKGSSF